One genomic region from Quercus robur chromosome 4, dhQueRobu3.1, whole genome shotgun sequence encodes:
- the LOC126723105 gene encoding type III polyketide synthase A, with protein sequence MSRTNGNGTPNHYSAQTRRIPTPGKATVLALGKAFPSQLVPQDCLVEGYIRDTKCVDSSIKEKLERLCKTTTVKTRYTVMSKEILDKYPELVTEGSPTIRQRLEIANPAVVEMALEASLACIKEWGRPAQDITHIVYVSSSEIRLPGGDLYLASQLGLRTDVSRVMLYFLGCYGGVTGLRVAKDIAENNPGSRVLLTTSETTILGFRPPNKDRPYDLVGAALFGDGAAAVIIGTDPLTGQESPFMELNYAVQQFLPDTHNVIDGRLSEEGINFKLGRDLPQKIEDNIEKFCKKLMAKGDIKEFNDLFWAVHPGGPAILNRLENKLNLRSEKLECSRRALMDYGNVSSNTIFYVMEYMREELKIQGEEWGLALAFGPGITFEGILVRSL encoded by the exons ATGTCAAGAACTAATGGCAATGGCACCCCAAACCACTATTCTGCACAAACTAGACGTATTCCCACACCAGGAAAGGCAACAGTCCTTGCATTGGGCAAGGCCTTTCCTAGCCAACTCGTTCCTCAAGATTGCTTGGTTGAGGGCTACATTCGTGACACAAAATGTGTAGACTCGTCCATTAAGGAGAAATTGGAGCGCCTGT GCAAAACTACCACTGTGAAGACAAGATACACAGTGATGTCGAAAGAGATCCTAGACAAATACCCTGAACTGGTTACTGAGGGCTCACCAACAATCAGGCAAAGGCTTGAAATCGCAAACCCAGCAGTGGTGGAAATGGCCTTGGAAGCCAGCCTTGCTTGCATCAAGGAATGGGGAAGGCCAGCACAAGACATCACTCACATAGTCTATGTTTCTTCAAGTGAAATACGCTTACCGGGTGGTGATCTTTACCTTGCTAGTCAGCTTGGCCTAAGGACTGATGTTAGCCGCGTCATGCTATATTTTCTAGGTTGTTATGGTGGTGTCACTGGCCTTAGAGTTGCCAAGGACATAGCTGAAAACAATCCAGGAAGCAGGGTTTTATTAACCACTTCTGAGACTACTATCCTGGGTTTTCGCCCACCTAACAAGGACCGCCCTTATGACCTTGTAGGGGCTGCACTTTTTGGTGATGGAGCTGCAGCTGTGATTATTGGAACTGACCCTTTAACAGGTCAAGAGTCTCCTTTCATGGAGCTAAACTATGCTGTCCAACAATTCTTGCCAGATACACATAATGTGATTGATGGTAGGCTCTCTGAAGAGGGTATAAACTTCAAGCTTGGAAGAGACCTACCCCAGAAGATTGAGGATAACATTGAGAAGTTTTGCAAGAAGCTCATGGCAAAGGGTGATATAAAAGAGTTCAATGACTTGTTTTGGGCTGTTCATCCTGGTGGACCAGCAATTCTTAATAGGCTTGAGAACAAACTGAATTTAAGAAGTGAGAAGCTAGAGTGTAGTAGAAGGGCATTAATGGATTACGGGAATGTTAGTAGCAACACCATATTCTATGTTATGGAGTATATGAGAGAGGAGTTGAAGATACAAGGAGAAGAATGGGGGCTTGCCTTAGCATTTGGACCAGGCATTACTTTCGAAGGCATACTCGTCCGTAGCCTGTAA
- the LOC126723106 gene encoding uncharacterized protein LOC126723106 isoform X2: MRKWITLPQKKRKSASMEEPSNGKRGEPNAPFGASNDGLTSNGLIPQLFTSVPTLNEAASYIAQTTSIFTGCFSDNSEPSRDSRNPIVHAQELETFSCGQPRGHVASICDLPSSSGSHPTTHAESSNTATAAPINGEITRTSTRVASEDASAHEESNPTGGIGISMFKSLIDRARRTVRGSADDIGWLQRASGMPPVEDGTERFTEILDNIRHGLHKLPNSMVYLLVPGLFSNHGPLYFVNTKMSFSKMGLACHIAKIHSEASVEKNAREIKEYIEEIYWGSRKRVLLLGHSKGGVDAAAALSLYWPDLKDKVAGLALAQSPYGGSPIPSDILREGQLGDYVNVRKLMEILICQVIKGDLQALEDLTYEKRREFLMKHQLPRELPVVSFHTEAGISSTALATLSHVAHAELPTVSPLSASDQPTKLAVVIPLGAVMAACAQLLQIRYGEKSDGLVTCRDAEVPGSVVVRPKRKLDHAWMVYSSLNDDPSEADASQVCEALMTLVVEVGQQRRHELAMKDE, from the exons ATGCGAAAGTGGATAACTCTACCTCag aaaaagagaaaatcgGCTTCAATGGAGGAACCTAGCAATGGTAAACGTGGTGAGCCAAACGCGCCGTTTGGT GCATCAAATGATGGGTTGACAAGTAATGGGCTCATTCCTCAGTTATTTACCTCTGTACCAACACTAAATGAAGCTGCATCTTATATAGCACAAACAACTTCTATATTTACTGGTTGTTTCTCTGATAATTCTG AACCCTCTAGAGATTCTAGGAATCCCATTGTACATGCACAGGAGTTAGAAACGTTTTCTTGTGGACAACCTAGGGGACATGTGGCTTCTATTTGTGATCTCCCGTCTTCAAGTGGAAGCCATCCAACAACGCATGCTGAATCATCTAATACTGCAACTGCTGCTCCCATAAATGGTGAAATAACAAGGACATCTACTAGAGTGGCATCCGAAGATGCTAGCGCACATGAAGAATCTAATCCTACTGGAGGAATTGGAATTTCCATGTTTAAAAG CCTTATTGACCGGGCTCGTCGAACTGTTCGTGGGTCTGCAGATGATATAGGATGGCTACAACGTGCTTCAGGAATGCCACCAGTTGAAGATGGAACTGAAAGGTTCACGGAAATTCTTGACAATATCCG GCATGGTCTTCATAAGTTGCCAAACTCAATGGTGTACTTACTTGTTCCAG GTCTATTCAGCAACCATGGACCACTTTATTTTGTTAATACAAAAATGAGTTTCTCCAAGATGGGTTTGGCCTGTCATATTGCCAAGATTCACAGCGAG GCTTCCGTTGAGAAAAATGCCAGAGAGATAAAGGAGTACATTGAGGAAATCTATTGGGGTTCTAGGAAACGTGTTTTGCTTCTTGGACATAGCAAAGGCGGAGTAGATGCAGCAGCTGCCTTATCATTGTATTGGCCTGATTTGAAAGATAAGGTTGCTGGATTGGCATTAGCACAGAGTCCATATGGTGGTAGCCCCATACCTTCAGATATCTTGCGAGAAGGACAGCTTGGTGATTATGTCAATGTACGGAAACTCATGGAGATTCTGATCTGTCAAGTGATTAAG GGTGATTTGCAAGCTTTGGAAGATTTAACTTACGAGAAGAGGAGAGAATTTTTGATGAAACACCAATTGCCAAGAGAACTCCCTGTGGTTTCCTTCCACACAGAAGCTGGCATTTCTTCTACTGCTTTAGCCACATTATCTCATGTTGCACATGCTGAACTACCCACAGTTTCTCCCCTATCTGCAAGTGATCAACCTACAAAACTTGCAGTGGTAATTCCCCTTGGTGCTGTAATGGCTGCATGCGCCCAGCTGCTGCAAATCAGGTATGGTGAGAAGAGCGATGGGCTTGTCACATGTCGTGATGCCGAAGTCCCTGGATCCGTTGTAGTTCGTCCAAAACGTAAATTAGACCATGCTTGGATGGTGTACTCATCATTGAATGATGACCCATCTGAAGCAGATGCCTCCCAAGTGTGCGAGGCTCTTATGACATTGGTGGTGGAAGTTGGGCAGCAAAGGAGGCATGAACTTGCAATGAAAGATGAATGA
- the LOC126723106 gene encoding uncharacterized protein LOC126723106 isoform X1, with product MRKWITLPQKKRKSASMEEPSNGKRGEPNAPFGASNDGLTSNGLIPQLFTSVPTLNEAASYIAQTTSIFTGCFSDNSVEPSRDSRNPIVHAQELETFSCGQPRGHVASICDLPSSSGSHPTTHAESSNTATAAPINGEITRTSTRVASEDASAHEESNPTGGIGISMFKSLIDRARRTVRGSADDIGWLQRASGMPPVEDGTERFTEILDNIRHGLHKLPNSMVYLLVPGLFSNHGPLYFVNTKMSFSKMGLACHIAKIHSEASVEKNAREIKEYIEEIYWGSRKRVLLLGHSKGGVDAAAALSLYWPDLKDKVAGLALAQSPYGGSPIPSDILREGQLGDYVNVRKLMEILICQVIKGDLQALEDLTYEKRREFLMKHQLPRELPVVSFHTEAGISSTALATLSHVAHAELPTVSPLSASDQPTKLAVVIPLGAVMAACAQLLQIRYGEKSDGLVTCRDAEVPGSVVVRPKRKLDHAWMVYSSLNDDPSEADASQVCEALMTLVVEVGQQRRHELAMKDE from the exons ATGCGAAAGTGGATAACTCTACCTCag aaaaagagaaaatcgGCTTCAATGGAGGAACCTAGCAATGGTAAACGTGGTGAGCCAAACGCGCCGTTTGGT GCATCAAATGATGGGTTGACAAGTAATGGGCTCATTCCTCAGTTATTTACCTCTGTACCAACACTAAATGAAGCTGCATCTTATATAGCACAAACAACTTCTATATTTACTGGTTGTTTCTCTGATAATTCTG TAGAACCCTCTAGAGATTCTAGGAATCCCATTGTACATGCACAGGAGTTAGAAACGTTTTCTTGTGGACAACCTAGGGGACATGTGGCTTCTATTTGTGATCTCCCGTCTTCAAGTGGAAGCCATCCAACAACGCATGCTGAATCATCTAATACTGCAACTGCTGCTCCCATAAATGGTGAAATAACAAGGACATCTACTAGAGTGGCATCCGAAGATGCTAGCGCACATGAAGAATCTAATCCTACTGGAGGAATTGGAATTTCCATGTTTAAAAG CCTTATTGACCGGGCTCGTCGAACTGTTCGTGGGTCTGCAGATGATATAGGATGGCTACAACGTGCTTCAGGAATGCCACCAGTTGAAGATGGAACTGAAAGGTTCACGGAAATTCTTGACAATATCCG GCATGGTCTTCATAAGTTGCCAAACTCAATGGTGTACTTACTTGTTCCAG GTCTATTCAGCAACCATGGACCACTTTATTTTGTTAATACAAAAATGAGTTTCTCCAAGATGGGTTTGGCCTGTCATATTGCCAAGATTCACAGCGAG GCTTCCGTTGAGAAAAATGCCAGAGAGATAAAGGAGTACATTGAGGAAATCTATTGGGGTTCTAGGAAACGTGTTTTGCTTCTTGGACATAGCAAAGGCGGAGTAGATGCAGCAGCTGCCTTATCATTGTATTGGCCTGATTTGAAAGATAAGGTTGCTGGATTGGCATTAGCACAGAGTCCATATGGTGGTAGCCCCATACCTTCAGATATCTTGCGAGAAGGACAGCTTGGTGATTATGTCAATGTACGGAAACTCATGGAGATTCTGATCTGTCAAGTGATTAAG GGTGATTTGCAAGCTTTGGAAGATTTAACTTACGAGAAGAGGAGAGAATTTTTGATGAAACACCAATTGCCAAGAGAACTCCCTGTGGTTTCCTTCCACACAGAAGCTGGCATTTCTTCTACTGCTTTAGCCACATTATCTCATGTTGCACATGCTGAACTACCCACAGTTTCTCCCCTATCTGCAAGTGATCAACCTACAAAACTTGCAGTGGTAATTCCCCTTGGTGCTGTAATGGCTGCATGCGCCCAGCTGCTGCAAATCAGGTATGGTGAGAAGAGCGATGGGCTTGTCACATGTCGTGATGCCGAAGTCCCTGGATCCGTTGTAGTTCGTCCAAAACGTAAATTAGACCATGCTTGGATGGTGTACTCATCATTGAATGATGACCCATCTGAAGCAGATGCCTCCCAAGTGTGCGAGGCTCTTATGACATTGGTGGTGGAAGTTGGGCAGCAAAGGAGGCATGAACTTGCAATGAAAGATGAATGA
- the LOC126723106 gene encoding uncharacterized protein LOC126723106 isoform X3 has product MGLTVAPVVVSYVLASNDGLTSNGLIPQLFTSVPTLNEAASYIAQTTSIFTGCFSDNSVEPSRDSRNPIVHAQELETFSCGQPRGHVASICDLPSSSGSHPTTHAESSNTATAAPINGEITRTSTRVASEDASAHEESNPTGGIGISMFKSLIDRARRTVRGSADDIGWLQRASGMPPVEDGTERFTEILDNIRHGLHKLPNSMVYLLVPGLFSNHGPLYFVNTKMSFSKMGLACHIAKIHSEASVEKNAREIKEYIEEIYWGSRKRVLLLGHSKGGVDAAAALSLYWPDLKDKVAGLALAQSPYGGSPIPSDILREGQLGDYVNVRKLMEILICQVIKGDLQALEDLTYEKRREFLMKHQLPRELPVVSFHTEAGISSTALATLSHVAHAELPTVSPLSASDQPTKLAVVIPLGAVMAACAQLLQIRYGEKSDGLVTCRDAEVPGSVVVRPKRKLDHAWMVYSSLNDDPSEADASQVCEALMTLVVEVGQQRRHELAMKDE; this is encoded by the exons ATGGGTCTGACAGTTGCTCCTGTTGTTGTTTCGTATGTTTTG GCATCAAATGATGGGTTGACAAGTAATGGGCTCATTCCTCAGTTATTTACCTCTGTACCAACACTAAATGAAGCTGCATCTTATATAGCACAAACAACTTCTATATTTACTGGTTGTTTCTCTGATAATTCTG TAGAACCCTCTAGAGATTCTAGGAATCCCATTGTACATGCACAGGAGTTAGAAACGTTTTCTTGTGGACAACCTAGGGGACATGTGGCTTCTATTTGTGATCTCCCGTCTTCAAGTGGAAGCCATCCAACAACGCATGCTGAATCATCTAATACTGCAACTGCTGCTCCCATAAATGGTGAAATAACAAGGACATCTACTAGAGTGGCATCCGAAGATGCTAGCGCACATGAAGAATCTAATCCTACTGGAGGAATTGGAATTTCCATGTTTAAAAG CCTTATTGACCGGGCTCGTCGAACTGTTCGTGGGTCTGCAGATGATATAGGATGGCTACAACGTGCTTCAGGAATGCCACCAGTTGAAGATGGAACTGAAAGGTTCACGGAAATTCTTGACAATATCCG GCATGGTCTTCATAAGTTGCCAAACTCAATGGTGTACTTACTTGTTCCAG GTCTATTCAGCAACCATGGACCACTTTATTTTGTTAATACAAAAATGAGTTTCTCCAAGATGGGTTTGGCCTGTCATATTGCCAAGATTCACAGCGAG GCTTCCGTTGAGAAAAATGCCAGAGAGATAAAGGAGTACATTGAGGAAATCTATTGGGGTTCTAGGAAACGTGTTTTGCTTCTTGGACATAGCAAAGGCGGAGTAGATGCAGCAGCTGCCTTATCATTGTATTGGCCTGATTTGAAAGATAAGGTTGCTGGATTGGCATTAGCACAGAGTCCATATGGTGGTAGCCCCATACCTTCAGATATCTTGCGAGAAGGACAGCTTGGTGATTATGTCAATGTACGGAAACTCATGGAGATTCTGATCTGTCAAGTGATTAAG GGTGATTTGCAAGCTTTGGAAGATTTAACTTACGAGAAGAGGAGAGAATTTTTGATGAAACACCAATTGCCAAGAGAACTCCCTGTGGTTTCCTTCCACACAGAAGCTGGCATTTCTTCTACTGCTTTAGCCACATTATCTCATGTTGCACATGCTGAACTACCCACAGTTTCTCCCCTATCTGCAAGTGATCAACCTACAAAACTTGCAGTGGTAATTCCCCTTGGTGCTGTAATGGCTGCATGCGCCCAGCTGCTGCAAATCAGGTATGGTGAGAAGAGCGATGGGCTTGTCACATGTCGTGATGCCGAAGTCCCTGGATCCGTTGTAGTTCGTCCAAAACGTAAATTAGACCATGCTTGGATGGTGTACTCATCATTGAATGATGACCCATCTGAAGCAGATGCCTCCCAAGTGTGCGAGGCTCTTATGACATTGGTGGTGGAAGTTGGGCAGCAAAGGAGGCATGAACTTGCAATGAAAGATGAATGA